CGGCAAGCGTCGTTGATCCGCCTGCCGCACGAAGTATACCGGCTCGGCTAGCGATCCTTCCACAGTCACCGCGATGGGACAACGTCTCTGATCAGGCCTGCCTCCGCTGCGGATTTGGCTAAGACGCGGTGGCGTCGAGATTCCCAATTCGCCGGAACCAATCGCATACCCGTTACAACCGGTCGCGGTCACTGTTGAATCTCTCCGCTTGGGGGGTCTGAAAGCGGCAGTGTCAGCGGTCGGACGCAGGTTTTGTGTCCTAGGTTACCCATGGCACAAGGGCTGACGGTGAACAGTGATCCTTGTGTCGTTTCCCTGCACCTGCAAATGGCCCAGCCTCGGTTCTTCCTTTCATGTCCGACGAACAAGCGCCTCAGCGAAAAGACGATCGTTACCGATGGACCAGTTCGATGTCCCTGTGGGCCGAACTGATCGTCGGATTCGACGATCAACCGAAGGTATTCGATTCACAAATCATTGACGTCAGCCAGTCGGGCTGCGCGGTTCAGGCCGATCTTCCCCCAGAAATCCGTCCGCAAGTTGGCATCATTCGAATTTTCGGTAGCCGAGACGATGTGGTGGTCGAAGCTGCGGGTCGAATCTGCTGGGACAAACACACATCGCTTTCGTCACGCAGTTTCGGGATGAAGTTCCGCCGCCAATTGCGTCCTGATTTGCTGGAGCGTCTGATCCACGAAGGACATATCAGCCGTCGTGAACATCCGCGCGAAGTCGTCGGCATCGACGTCACGGTGCGACGCACCGCCGGAAAACCGCCGATCAACAGTGCCCAGCTGATCGACGTTTCGCGCAGCGGTCTTCAAATTGCCACGGACGAAGCATTGGAAATGGGCGAACGCGTATTGGTCACACTTCCGACAGGACCGAGCGCTGCGGTCAAAGTCCGCTGGGCACGCCGCTGCGAAAGCAGACATCATGCGGGCGTCGCCTTTGAAAACCTGACCGGCAGTCGGGCGATCAACGAAGCACTCAAAGCGGACCTAGCCACGGTCGGTTAGTTCTTTGCGGTATCGATCTGGAATCATGTGGATTCAAACGTCGATCGGACACGTTTGTGATTCCAGTCCCTATGATGGGGTCGGCGTTTTTTTACGCCCAGGCATGCCATCTTCAGGCCGTGACAGTGATCGCGGTCTTTTCCGCATTTTCTGAGACGCCCAAACTGTGCCCACCGGTTTTCGCAAACTCTTGCCCATCGGCGCTTTTGTCGGCATTGGCCTGATCGCGGGGATCAGTTGGCGATTGATTCAACCAGATCCATCGGCCTCAACATCCGCGTTAAGCCCCTTGGACCTTGCCGAATTTGAAAAGCAAGTCCGACCGGAATTGGGGCCGGCCGAGGTCGTTGCGATACAGTTGGAATCGATGCGTCAGGCCGCCTTGGATCCCGAACGGCTGAAACTCTGTTTTGCGTTTGCTTCGCCATCGAATCGCAGACTGACCGGTCCGTTTGAGCGATTTCAACGTTTGGTGGTCGAACCACCCTTTGCCGCCCTGATCGGCCACCGCCATGGTTTGATCGGGCGTCCACAGATTCGCGGTGAAGAAGCGATGGTTTTGGTTTCCATTGATAACGCCGATGGCCAGACACGTGCGTACCAGTTCTATCTGATTCGGCAAAACGAGCCTCCGTTCGATGGATGCTGGATGACCGAAGCGGTGACACCTTTGGCGGTGGTGCCGGCAGATGCCGCGGTCGAACCGGCGGATTCCGATCAGCCTGCTCTATCGCTCTGATTCGATCGCCATGACGGAATCCCAGTCCGACGAACAGTTGCTGGCCGCGATGGTTTCCGGCCAAACCGATGCGCTGCGATGTTTGTATCGCAGGCACGTTTCGTTGGTCTATGCGATCGCCCATTCGATTTGTGGCCAAGACAGCGATGCCCAAGCGGTGACCAGCCAAGTCTTCATCGAACTTTGGAAAAGTCCGGACAACTATCATCCGCAGCGAGGTTCACTGCGTACTTATTTGACGATCCTGACCCGCAGTCGCGCTCGGGATCACCTCCGCCGCTCTCGAGCGGGAGTGCGTATTGAAGCCTCCTTGGATCCGCCAATGACGCCTACGGTGGATAGCCTGGTGGATTCGACGGACCCGAGTCAAAACCTGGCGGCACAAGAAGACGCACAACAGGTTCGAAGGTGTTTGGCTGGGTTGTCGGATGATTCCAGATCCGCGCTGACCTTGGCCTTTTTCCAAGGGCATACCCATCGTGAGATCGCCCAAAAGTTGAAATTGCCACTGGGAACGGTGAAAAGTCACATCCGTCGTGGGTTGGCCGATTTGGCCGATCGGTTGCGAACGGACACCGATTCCGGCACGAGGGAACACTGAAATGATTTCCAACGTTCGCTTTTCTTTCGAGTCGATCGAGCACACTGAAACGTCATGAATTGTCACGATTGCCAGCAGCACTTGGTGGATTATCTGACCGGCCAGACGGAGGCTTCGGTCGCCCGACAGGTGGAAAATCACCTGGATTCGGGGTGCCAAGATTGCCGTGAATTGCTGGAAAGTTTGTCCGCTGCCCACGCGGCGATGCTGACATCGGCACCCGAACATCGCCCGAGTGCTGCGACGATCGAATCAATCGAACAAGAGATCCATCACGCGATCGACGACGACTATTTTGCGCCGGCCAGACACGCAAAGGGATCGGGGGCCGGATCTGAGAATCTGGATGTTTTGAAGCGTTGGATGATTCCCGCTTTGGCAACCGCCGCCGGTTTCGCGATGGCGATCGTCATGATTCCCCGATCCGACGATCATCTGGAATTGGGATCGGCAAGCACACACGGTCAAACCGATCCATTGCCACCGCGTTTTCAATCGATGTCTGACCCGAATCAGCGTTTGGTATCGGTCGTCAATCGGCGTGAACCCACACAACCGCTGGCATCATTTTGGATCGACCGTGTGGCCAACCAACTGCATGTCCATGCGGTCAATTGGGATCCACTGGACGGTGACGCTTTCTATGCCATTTGGCTGGTGGATCCATCCGGACATTGGACGTTTGCCGGACAAGTCGGCGGTGACGACGACCGTGATCGGACTCGTGTGCTAGACATTCCGAATTTGCACACCACCATCCAACGCATCGCCGTCACGATCGAACGTGGTCCACAGTCCCCACGCGATGGAAGATCGCTGGATGATGCCGATTTGGTCAGCGAAGATCTGACCGATTGGTTCGAGAATCAGCTTTAGGAAATCTACGAAAAAGTTTTCAGCTTTTTGCATCCGCTGCGCCACCACTGTCCGTACCTTTCGCGACGCAGGTGGTCGGAGCGATGATCAGACTCGGATGCTTGCGTCGGCGAACCCTCCGGATTCCCGAACAAGAGCTGATTCATGCTGAAACGCAACCTGCGCCAATCCAACCATAAACGTCGTCCGTCAACTTGCTTCACCAGGGAATCGCGGTTGCGACGCCGAAAGGTTCGTCGCAGTCGACTTGAACCGCTGGAAGCAAGACGAGTCTTGACCGGATACATCGTGGATACGGTCGACGACGTGGTCGCGGCGGATGGTTTTGTCAGTCTGCGTGAAGCAATCCAGGCGGCCAATTCCAACAGCGCAGTCAACGAGGCAGCGGCGGGCCAAGTCGGTGCGACCGCGGGAATCGACACCATATGGTTTAGCCCTTCGATCGGTGACGCCACGATCAGCCTGACCGATGGTGAACTGTCATTGACCGACTCGGTCGCTATCGAACCATCTTTCGGCCAATCAATTCAGATCGATGCACAGGGTGGCAGTCGGCTGTTTTCCATCACCGATGCAGGTCCGGTCCGACTTTCCGGCTTGACGCTGACCGGTGGTTTCGCGGTGTCGGGCGGGGCGATCGATGTCGCGGGCGCGACGTCGTTGGAACTGCACGACGTGGACATCGTTTCTAACGTCGCAACTGGCGACGCAGCCAACCAAGGAGGCGGTGGAATCAACAACGTCGGTGCGAACTTGGTGATCATCGGTGGTTCGATCACGGACAACACCGCCTCCGGTGCAAGCGGCAGTGGTGGTGGAATTCTTTCCTCGGGTGGTTCGGTATCGATTCAATCGACAACCATGTCGGGCAATGTGGCCAATCGTGCCGGCGGCGCCATTGAACTGGGCACCGGATCGCTGACGCTTACCGATGTGATGCTGGGCGGATTCGCCGTCGATGACGCCAACGTTGCCGGGCCTGGCGGTTCGGCGTCGCCGGGCAACGGAGGTGGTATCCACGTGACCGGTGGCGCTTCGGCAACATCAGTCGCCATCTTTGGTGGGGTCATCGCGGGTAACTTCGCAGCGTCCGAGGGTGGCGGAGTCTGGAATCAAAACGGGGCCGTGATGTCGATCGCCGGAAACGCGGAAATCGTCGGCAACCGGGCCGGTGGCGAAACCAATACCGAAGGCGGCGGTGGTGTTTTCAACAACGGCGGCTTGCTGACCATCACCGACGCCCGGATCACTGACAATGCGACGACGGGAACCGCGGGTGGAGGCGGCGGGATTGCCAACGACGGCGGTTTGGTCACGGTCAATCGTTCCATCGTGTCCGGCAACTTTGCGGCGGGAACCGGTGCCAGCGGTGGCGGCATCCTGAATATTAACGCGGGCAAGGTTTCCGTGATCGATTCCGAAATCACGGACAACGTCGCCAGTCGTGCCGGAGGCGGAATCGAAGATGCTTCGGATGCTCCTGGCGTCCAAGGCTTGTCGCTGCAGAACGTGTTTTTGAGCGACAACAACGCTGGCGTCATCGCAGCGGACGCATCGGCCGCCGCGCCAGGAAACGGTGGCGGAATTCACGTCACGGGTGCTGGTGACGTTTTGATCGCCGACAGTTTCGTCAGCGAGAACATCGCGGCGGCCGAAGGTGGTGGACTGTGGAATGGCTCGGGAACCATGACAGTCATCAACACCACCATCGAGCGAAACAGTGCCTCAGGAGATGCGGCCGATGACGGCGGCGGCGGCATCTTTAACAACGGCGGTCAAGTCGTCATCGACGGTGGTGTGATCGAATCCAATGTGGCTGATGGCGCCAGCGGAAGTGGTGGAGGCATCCTCAGCCTCGGTGGATCGCTGGAAATCTCCGGTGCACAGATCCGTAACAACTCGGCTTCACGTGCCGGCGGTGGCATCGAAGTCACCGGTGAGAGCGACACGGTATTGTCCAACGTCGATTTGATGGAAAACGAGGCCGGTCCGATGGGCGCCGCCGCCCCGGGCAACGGTGGCGGGCTTCACGTCACGGGTAGCGGATCGGTTGAAATTCAAGGCGGAACCGTCATGGGCAACCTGGCCGACCGCGAAGGTGGCGGACTATGGAACGGTGCAGGCTTGATGACGTTGGTCGATGTCGACGTCATGGACAACATCGCCCGCGGTGATACGGGCGACGACGGCGGCGGTGGCATCTTCAATAACACCGGCCAGCTGATCATCAACGGCGGAAACATCACCGGAAACGTCGCCAATGGTGCCAGCGGAAGCGGTGGCGGGATCTTGAACCTGGATGGGATCCTGCGAGTCGAATCCACCAATCTTTCCGAAAACGTTGCGAATCGCGCCGGAGGGGCCGTCGAGGCGACCACGGACAGCGAAAGCACCCTGATCGACGTCACGATGGAATCCAACACCGCCGGGCCGGTTGGATCGGCTTCGCCCGGCAACGGTGGTGGTCTGCATGTGACGGGTCAGGGCACCGTCGCGGTGATCGGCGGCACCGTTCGCGATAACTTCGCCGCCAGCGAAGGCGGTGGGCTTTGGAACGGGACCGGAGTGATGGCGGTTTCGGGAACCCAGATCGATGGCAACGTCGCTGCTGGTAATGGAGTCGACCAGGGTGGCGGTGGCGTTTTCAACGCGGGCGGAACAATCCAAATCGATTCATCCACCCTGACGAACAACCGAGCGACGGCATCGACCCTGGTCACTCTGTCCGGCGACGCCGAAGTTCCCTCGGTCGCGACAGCCGCAACCGGGACGGCCGCAATCCAATACGATCCGAATGCCGGCACCTTTGATTTGGACGTGATCGTCCGCGGTATCGAACTGGACGACGACACCAGCTTGCCCGAACTGACCGGTGCCCACCTTCATGTTGCCGCCGCTGATGCCAACGGCCCGGTCATCGTCAATCTGGGTGTGGAAAACTTCGTCCAAGACGGCGATTCCATTCGCTTGCGACTGCATGATGTCGAACTGCCCGAGTCCAACTTTGCCGACTTCGCCGCGGGCGGAACCTACATCAACCTCCATTCGACAACGAACCCTGGTGGGGAACTCCGAGGGCAAGTTGTGTTCCCGACAACGATGGGAAGCGGTGGAGGCATCTTGAATGACGGCGGAACCGTCGAAGTCAGCAACACCTTGATTGACGGTAACATTGCCAGTCGTGCCGGGGGTGGAATCGAAGCGACGCCGAACTCCATCACCACGCTCAGCCAAGTCGACTTGGTGTCCAACATCGCCGGCCCATCCGGCTTTGCAACCCCCGGCAATGGCGGCGGCCTGCACATCACGGGTGATGGCGACGCCGTGATCGAAAACAGCCGAATCGAATCAAACCATGCCGGCCGCGAAGGTGGCGGGCTGTGGAACGGCAGCGGAATGATGACCGTTCTGTCCACCGATCTGATGGGCAATGTCGCAAGTGGTGATGCCGCGGACGACGGCGGCGGCGGCATCTTCAACAACGGTGGTTCACTAACGATTTCCGGCGGAACGATCTCGGAAAACCAGGCCGATGGAACCAGCGGCAGTGGCGGCGGGATCATGAATCTTGGCGGAACGCTGGAGATCTCCGATGCAACTGTTGGATTCAACACGTCCAACCGCGCCGGCGGTGGCATCGAAGTCACCGGAGGCAGCGAAAGCACCATCGAACGTGTCTTGCTTGTTGGCAACGTCACTGGGCCCGACGGCATGGCAATGCCGGGCAACGGCGGCGGGCTTCACTTGGGCGGCGATGCGATCGTGGATGTCATTAACACCACCGTCAGTGAAAACCAATCGGGCAACGAAGGCGGCGGACTTTGGAACAGCAGCACCGGAACTCTAAGAGTGGTCAGTTCCACCGTCGCATTAAACGCTTCGCCCCGCGGTGGCGGAATCGACACGATCGACGGTGGTTCGACAACCATTGGATCGTCGATCATCGCGATGAATGACGCGGATGATGGCCCCAATATCCATGGTGCGGTGACCACCGACGGTTTCAACGTCGTTGGCGACACAACGGGGGCGACCTTTGCCAACGCCCAGCCGACCGACCAATTGGATGTGACCAACACAGGATTGCAACCGCTTTCTGACAACGGCGGTCCGACGATGACGCACGCTCTAAGTGCCGGAAGCCCCGCACTTGCATCGGGTGATCCCGCCGGAGTCGACGTTGATCAGCGTGGCATCGCACGTCCGCAAGGCGACGCCCCGGACAGCGGTGCATTCGAATCACCGCTGTCGGCTCCTGTGATCGCCGGTGTGTTCCAAAACCCGGTGATGCCGACCGATGTCAACGGCGACAGCCGCACCACCGCACTGGACGCCTTGATGGTCATCAATTTTGTGGCCCGTCACGGCGACGACGTGGACGTCGAACAATTAATGACTGCCGAAGGCGAATCGGCGTCGGTGCAGACGTCGGCCGACCATCCGATGGTCGACGTGTCCGGCGACGGCCGCATCACCGCCATCGATGCCCTGCGTGTGATCAACACACTGGCTCGTCAAACGACGCAGAACGATACGACTGATCAAGCGTTGGTCCAAGTTGCCGCCGACATCCAACGATCGGGCGCGGACGATGATGAAGAATGGATGGACGCCATCGTCGACCAAGTCCAGTGATCTATCGCTAACAAAGTGTTGCGACCGTCGACTGCAAGTGATCGCCGGGCTGGCATTGGTATCCGATGCATGCCCGGCTGTGCTTCCCCCCAAACCACTGCAAACTCTATCAATCGATTTCAATCATCCATGCGCGCATTCATCTACCAAT
The Crateriforma spongiae DNA segment above includes these coding regions:
- a CDS encoding PilZ domain-containing protein, which translates into the protein MSDEQAPQRKDDRYRWTSSMSLWAELIVGFDDQPKVFDSQIIDVSQSGCAVQADLPPEIRPQVGIIRIFGSRDDVVVEAAGRICWDKHTSLSSRSFGMKFRRQLRPDLLERLIHEGHISRREHPREVVGIDVTVRRTAGKPPINSAQLIDVSRSGLQIATDEALEMGERVLVTLPTGPSAAVKVRWARRCESRHHAGVAFENLTGSRAINEALKADLATVG
- a CDS encoding DUF4864 domain-containing protein, producing the protein MPTGFRKLLPIGAFVGIGLIAGISWRLIQPDPSASTSALSPLDLAEFEKQVRPELGPAEVVAIQLESMRQAALDPERLKLCFAFASPSNRRLTGPFERFQRLVVEPPFAALIGHRHGLIGRPQIRGEEAMVLVSIDNADGQTRAYQFYLIRQNEPPFDGCWMTEAVTPLAVVPADAAVEPADSDQPALSL
- a CDS encoding sigma-70 family RNA polymerase sigma factor, encoding MTESQSDEQLLAAMVSGQTDALRCLYRRHVSLVYAIAHSICGQDSDAQAVTSQVFIELWKSPDNYHPQRGSLRTYLTILTRSRARDHLRRSRAGVRIEASLDPPMTPTVDSLVDSTDPSQNLAAQEDAQQVRRCLAGLSDDSRSALTLAFFQGHTHREIAQKLKLPLGTVKSHIRRGLADLADRLRTDTDSGTREH
- a CDS encoding anti-sigma factor domain-containing protein, producing the protein MNCHDCQQHLVDYLTGQTEASVARQVENHLDSGCQDCRELLESLSAAHAAMLTSAPEHRPSAATIESIEQEIHHAIDDDYFAPARHAKGSGAGSENLDVLKRWMIPALATAAGFAMAIVMIPRSDDHLELGSASTHGQTDPLPPRFQSMSDPNQRLVSVVNRREPTQPLASFWIDRVANQLHVHAVNWDPLDGDAFYAIWLVDPSGHWTFAGQVGGDDDRDRTRVLDIPNLHTTIQRIAVTIERGPQSPRDGRSLDDADLVSEDLTDWFENQL
- a CDS encoding CHRD domain-containing protein, with amino-acid sequence MLKRNLRQSNHKRRPSTCFTRESRLRRRKVRRSRLEPLEARRVLTGYIVDTVDDVVAADGFVSLREAIQAANSNSAVNEAAAGQVGATAGIDTIWFSPSIGDATISLTDGELSLTDSVAIEPSFGQSIQIDAQGGSRLFSITDAGPVRLSGLTLTGGFAVSGGAIDVAGATSLELHDVDIVSNVATGDAANQGGGGINNVGANLVIIGGSITDNTASGASGSGGGILSSGGSVSIQSTTMSGNVANRAGGAIELGTGSLTLTDVMLGGFAVDDANVAGPGGSASPGNGGGIHVTGGASATSVAIFGGVIAGNFAASEGGGVWNQNGAVMSIAGNAEIVGNRAGGETNTEGGGGVFNNGGLLTITDARITDNATTGTAGGGGGIANDGGLVTVNRSIVSGNFAAGTGASGGGILNINAGKVSVIDSEITDNVASRAGGGIEDASDAPGVQGLSLQNVFLSDNNAGVIAADASAAAPGNGGGIHVTGAGDVLIADSFVSENIAAAEGGGLWNGSGTMTVINTTIERNSASGDAADDGGGGIFNNGGQVVIDGGVIESNVADGASGSGGGILSLGGSLEISGAQIRNNSASRAGGGIEVTGESDTVLSNVDLMENEAGPMGAAAPGNGGGLHVTGSGSVEIQGGTVMGNLADREGGGLWNGAGLMTLVDVDVMDNIARGDTGDDGGGGIFNNTGQLIINGGNITGNVANGASGSGGGILNLDGILRVESTNLSENVANRAGGAVEATTDSESTLIDVTMESNTAGPVGSASPGNGGGLHVTGQGTVAVIGGTVRDNFAASEGGGLWNGTGVMAVSGTQIDGNVAAGNGVDQGGGGVFNAGGTIQIDSSTLTNNRATASTLVTLSGDAEVPSVATAATGTAAIQYDPNAGTFDLDVIVRGIELDDDTSLPELTGAHLHVAAADANGPVIVNLGVENFVQDGDSIRLRLHDVELPESNFADFAAGGTYINLHSTTNPGGELRGQVVFPTTMGSGGGILNDGGTVEVSNTLIDGNIASRAGGGIEATPNSITTLSQVDLVSNIAGPSGFATPGNGGGLHITGDGDAVIENSRIESNHAGREGGGLWNGSGMMTVLSTDLMGNVASGDAADDGGGGIFNNGGSLTISGGTISENQADGTSGSGGGIMNLGGTLEISDATVGFNTSNRAGGGIEVTGGSESTIERVLLVGNVTGPDGMAMPGNGGGLHLGGDAIVDVINTTVSENQSGNEGGGLWNSSTGTLRVVSSTVALNASPRGGGIDTIDGGSTTIGSSIIAMNDADDGPNIHGAVTTDGFNVVGDTTGATFANAQPTDQLDVTNTGLQPLSDNGGPTMTHALSAGSPALASGDPAGVDVDQRGIARPQGDAPDSGAFESPLSAPVIAGVFQNPVMPTDVNGDSRTTALDALMVINFVARHGDDVDVEQLMTAEGESASVQTSADHPMVDVSGDGRITAIDALRVINTLARQTTQNDTTDQALVQVAADIQRSGADDDEEWMDAIVDQVQ